The Heyndrickxia acidicola sequence CCTAGCTCATCGGCGTACGGATTCCGTAGTCTTTGACTGAGATAAAGGATGCACAGCGAGGTCTTTTACGAGCTGATGTTGACTTATCATAGATTTGTTTAATAAAAAACTCTATACTCATCTTTCAAAAACAAAAACGAACCAGGCTATCTTTACCTGGCTCGTTTCTCTTAGTTTGGCTGAAGCTTTTCTTTTTGAATAAAAGCCCTGATCATAAAAAAGGTAACTTCTTCAGGCAAGAGCTCCTTTATAGGAGTCAGCCTGTCTGTATTGGCCTCTTTATAGGCAGCGGCTATTAATTTCTCATATTCTTCCGGAATAAATTCTTCCCATTGAATAGGCATTCCTTCTTCCGCACATTTAATGAGATGCGCTTCAATGGTCCTTATGGACATGTTCCGGTTTAGCGCAATCTCTTCAAGCGGTAAGCCTTGTATTAATAGCTGATACGTAGTGTGATGACTTTTTTCTTTTGAATCTGATTGCTTACTTTTTTGTGCGGCAGACACGGTCATCTGTTCTATAACTGCAGCATTCCCTTCTATCCCGTGCTGCTGCTTATAGGATTGAATGGCTTCAAGAAAGATCTGCCCATATTGTTCAAGCTTTTTCTCCCCAACTCCCTTCACCTTTAAAAACTCGGAATAGGAGCTTGGCAGAAGGCTGCAAATCTCCCTTAAAGTCTGATCTGAGAAAATGATGTATGGAGGTATCTTTTCATTTTCTGCCAATTCCTTCCGCAAGGCTCTCAAGCTTTCAAAAAGCTCATGATCTTCCACAAGCTGGGCCGCACGCACCATTTCTTTCCGCATAACTGATTCCTCTGAAAGTAATACCTTAAAGGCCTTATTAGTTAAAGAAAGGACAGGGAATTGGCCATCAGAAGGGACTAAGTAGCCATCAGCCGTTAAAAAATCAATAAATTCATTGATATATTTTTGTGTTTTATCTCTCATAATTCCATATGTGGATAAAGAGTTAAATCCCATACTTTTAATCTTTTGGTCATTTGAACCGCTGAGGACCTTTGTAATAAAGGTTTTTCCAAATCGCTCATTCATTCTCTTAATACAGGAAAATACCATTTGAGCTTCCCTTGTCACATCAACCTGCTCACGCTTATCGGTACAGTTGCCGCATTTCCCGCAGGGAGCAGCATCTTCTTCTCCAAAGTACTGAAGGATAAATTGTTGAAAGCATGTTTCTGTGTGACAATAAGAGACCATTTTTCTAAGCTTCCCATATTCACTTTCCTTGCGTTCTTCTTCCATGATGGATTGATCCAATAAGAATTTTTGGATATGCACATCCTGAGGAGAGAACAAAAGAATACATTCACTTTCAACTCCATCCCTGCCTGCGCGTCCAGCTTCCTGATAATATGCCTCCATGTTACGCGGAATATGATAGTGAAGCACATACCGTACATTGGACTTATTGATGCCCATGCCAAATGCAGAAGTGGCTACCATAACAGAAATATTGTCAAAAAGGAATTGTTCCTGAAAATCCTTTCTCTGGTTCTCACTCATACCAGCGTGATACTTTCCTGCCCTCACACCGCTATTTACAAGCTGTTCATGAAGACGGTCTACTTCCTTTCTTGTCGCTGCATATATAATACCCGCCTGACTGCTGTTTTGTTTTATATAATCAAATAAAAATCGGTCACGGTCCTGGCCTTTTACAACGTTGAAGTGAAGGTTTTCCCTTGCAAAACCGGTTAAAATAACATTTTCATGTGAAATATCAAGGAGATGAAGGATATCCTCTTTTACATTTGGGGTAGCGGTAGCGGTTAAAGCTGCAATGACGGGCTTTGGCTGAATTTGCTGGA is a genomic window containing:
- the recQ gene encoding DNA helicase RecQ gives rise to the protein MNQKAKEILRTYFGYTDFRPGQEKLIHNILSGRDSLGIMPTGGGKSICYQVPSLMLPGVTLVVSPLISLMKDQVDALVSAGVSAAFINSSLSNDEIRETISGAASGKYKLLYIAPERFESAAFMQLIKEIEVSLIAIDEAHCISQWGHDFRPSYLLIKQLIQQIQPKPVIAALTATATPNVKEDILHLLDISHENVILTGFARENLHFNVVKGQDRDRFLFDYIKQNSSQAGIIYAATRKEVDRLHEQLVNSGVRAGKYHAGMSENQRKDFQEQFLFDNISVMVATSAFGMGINKSNVRYVLHYHIPRNMEAYYQEAGRAGRDGVESECILLFSPQDVHIQKFLLDQSIMEEERKESEYGKLRKMVSYCHTETCFQQFILQYFGEEDAAPCGKCGNCTDKREQVDVTREAQMVFSCIKRMNERFGKTFITKVLSGSNDQKIKSMGFNSLSTYGIMRDKTQKYINEFIDFLTADGYLVPSDGQFPVLSLTNKAFKVLLSEESVMRKEMVRAAQLVEDHELFESLRALRKELAENEKIPPYIIFSDQTLREICSLLPSSYSEFLKVKGVGEKKLEQYGQIFLEAIQSYKQQHGIEGNAAVIEQMTVSAAQKSKQSDSKEKSHHTTYQLLIQGLPLEEIALNRNMSIRTIEAHLIKCAEEGMPIQWEEFIPEEYEKLIAAAYKEANTDRLTPIKELLPEEVTFFMIRAFIQKEKLQPN